One stretch of Natronocella acetinitrilica DNA includes these proteins:
- the prsK gene encoding XrtA/PEP-CTERM system histidine kinase PrsK has protein sequence MAAIGVVSYGLCALAFGFLALLLLVSWRGGSHGALLGAACAATALWAALLAAASWTGMVPAVAVETLELTRTALWLGFIAWLLAPMRRGNLLIRVLSILAVLAPVAALLAIPGMRLLGGAELAPLIAGVHGGFIMIGLALALLGVILLEQLYRNLPSDRRWAMKFLCLGVALIFGFDLYLYSDALLFRQLDALAWQSRGAVQALAVPLIAVAARRNQSWALPVFVSRHVAFHTATIVGAGGYLILISLGGYYIRDFGGSWGAFAQILMVSAAAVGLVVVITSGDARAKLRVFLSKHFFSNKYDYREEWLRLAHRLSETGGDETAYERAVHVVADILNSPAGAVWLRRDDTGFAPMGGWRLDVPADATVPEDAALVAFLRERQWVIDMAEYRAEPGVYGDMQMPALIGGMERAWAIVPLMQQERLTGFMVLCRPDVNAEITWEDRDLMKVLGRQVASYLGQHDDAMALSQARQFEAFNQLTAFLMHDLKNLIAQQSLIVKNAEKHKHNPEFIDDALETIGNSVRRMERLLEHLQRRQRSGLIERVDIHQLITETTRRCADRAPVPEIDLQASGMMVEADREEFAMVLLHLIRNAQDATPEDGSVSVQALAGGNQVEITVADTGSGMTAEFIRDELFRPFHTTKSSKGMGIGAHQAREFVHRAGGRVNVTSVPGGGTQFRMTLPAELLDGQGAMAHGAPRTGTRHND, from the coding sequence ATGGCGGCCATCGGCGTTGTCAGTTACGGGCTTTGCGCGCTCGCCTTCGGCTTTCTCGCGCTGTTGCTGCTGGTGAGTTGGCGCGGGGGGTCCCATGGGGCCCTGCTGGGGGCTGCGTGCGCTGCCACTGCCCTGTGGGCTGCGCTGCTTGCCGCCGCCTCATGGACGGGCATGGTGCCTGCTGTTGCGGTGGAAACCCTGGAACTCACCCGTACCGCGTTGTGGTTGGGTTTCATTGCCTGGCTGCTCGCGCCCATGCGCCGGGGCAATCTGCTGATTCGGGTGCTGTCGATACTGGCCGTGTTGGCGCCGGTAGCGGCCTTGCTGGCCATCCCGGGCATGCGCCTGTTGGGGGGCGCAGAATTGGCGCCGCTAATTGCCGGGGTTCACGGCGGCTTCATTATGATCGGGCTCGCCCTGGCCTTGCTGGGCGTCATCCTCCTGGAGCAGCTTTACCGCAACCTGCCCAGCGACCGGCGCTGGGCCATGAAGTTTCTCTGCCTGGGCGTGGCGCTGATCTTCGGCTTTGATCTCTATCTGTATTCCGACGCCCTGCTCTTCAGGCAACTGGATGCACTGGCCTGGCAGTCCCGCGGGGCAGTGCAGGCGCTGGCCGTGCCGTTGATCGCCGTTGCCGCCCGCCGCAATCAGAGTTGGGCTCTGCCGGTATTCGTGTCCCGCCATGTGGCCTTTCACACCGCAACCATCGTGGGCGCCGGCGGGTATCTGATTCTCATTTCCCTTGGCGGCTACTACATTCGCGATTTCGGCGGCAGCTGGGGCGCCTTCGCGCAGATTCTCATGGTCTCTGCGGCTGCCGTGGGGCTGGTGGTGGTGATTACCTCGGGGGATGCGCGGGCCAAACTCCGGGTTTTTCTCAGCAAGCACTTCTTTAGCAACAAGTATGACTATCGCGAGGAATGGCTGCGGCTCGCCCACCGCCTGAGCGAGACCGGCGGCGACGAGACGGCCTACGAACGGGCCGTTCACGTGGTTGCCGACATTCTTAACAGCCCGGCCGGGGCCGTGTGGCTGCGCCGCGACGACACGGGCTTTGCCCCCATGGGCGGCTGGCGGCTCGACGTGCCGGCCGACGCAACGGTGCCGGAAGACGCTGCCCTGGTGGCCTTTTTGCGCGAACGGCAATGGGTGATCGACATGGCCGAATATCGCGCCGAACCCGGTGTCTATGGCGACATGCAGATGCCTGCCCTGATTGGCGGGATGGAGCGGGCCTGGGCCATCGTGCCGCTGATGCAGCAGGAGCGCCTGACAGGTTTCATGGTGCTGTGTCGGCCGGATGTGAACGCCGAGATCACTTGGGAAGACCGGGACCTCATGAAGGTGCTGGGGCGGCAGGTGGCAAGCTACCTGGGGCAGCACGACGATGCCATGGCGCTGTCGCAGGCCCGGCAGTTCGAGGCCTTCAACCAGCTGACGGCGTTTCTCATGCACGACCTGAAGAACCTGATTGCGCAGCAGTCGCTGATTGTGAAGAACGCCGAGAAGCACAAGCACAACCCGGAGTTCATCGACGATGCCCTGGAAACCATCGGTAACTCCGTGCGGCGTATGGAGCGCTTGCTGGAGCACCTGCAGCGCAGGCAGCGCAGCGGTCTGATCGAGCGCGTGGATATCCATCAACTCATTACAGAGACCACCAGGCGCTGCGCCGATCGCGCGCCGGTGCCGGAAATCGATCTGCAGGCCTCCGGGATGATGGTGGAGGCAGACCGCGAGGAGTTCGCCATGGTGCTGCTACACCTGATCCGCAACGCCCAGGACGCCACACCGGAGGATGGCAGTGTGTCGGTGCAGGCGCTTGCTGGAGGCAACCAGGTAGAGATCACCGTGGCGGACACGGGCAGCGGCATGACGGCGGAGTTTATCCGCGATGAGCTGTTTCGCCCCTTTCATACCACCAAGAGCAGCAAGGGTATGGGCATCGGTGCCCACCAGGCCCGAGAATTCGTGCATCGCGCAGGCGGGCGCGTTAATGTCACTAGTGTTCCCGGTGGGGGGACGCAGTTTCGCATGACACTGCCCGCAGAATTGCTTGATGGGCAGGGTGCAATGGCGCATGGCGCGCCGCGCACCGGCACTAGACATAACGATTAG
- a CDS encoding Npun_F0296 family exosortase-dependent surface protein, which yields MKIKTLFPAVAAGLMLALPSVSGASISWTISGGTTTSEANAETIVFDGSTCPAGYASCVGDYAFLQDSINNVSAKPAGLDADDWFLTVPIDNSSGTATFGLGYQSNYFGMFWGSVDDYNTISFLSGGDEVGSFTGDQITNPDAADGNQTAPGTNFYINFFFGGGVTFDTIVFDSTQYAFESANHAVARVPEPATLGLLGLGLAGLGFAARRRK from the coding sequence ATGAAAATCAAAACGCTCTTTCCAGCAGTCGCCGCAGGCCTGATGCTCGCGCTTCCCAGTGTCAGCGGTGCCAGCATTTCCTGGACAATTAGTGGGGGCACGACCACTTCAGAAGCCAACGCGGAAACCATCGTGTTTGACGGTAGCACTTGCCCGGCTGGCTATGCGTCTTGCGTGGGCGATTACGCCTTCCTGCAGGACAGCATCAATAATGTCTCGGCGAAGCCCGCAGGTCTGGATGCCGACGATTGGTTCCTGACGGTGCCGATTGACAACAGCAGCGGCACTGCCACCTTTGGGCTTGGTTACCAGAGTAACTATTTCGGAATGTTCTGGGGTTCAGTCGACGATTACAACACCATTAGCTTCCTGAGCGGTGGCGACGAGGTGGGCTCCTTCACCGGCGATCAGATCACGAATCCTGATGCCGCTGACGGTAACCAGACTGCGCCTGGCACTAACTTCTATATCAACTTCTTCTTTGGTGGCGGCGTGACCTTCGACACCATCGTGTTCGATAGCACGCAGTACGCTTTTGAGTCCGCGAACCACGCAGTTGCCCGCGTGCCCGAGCCGGCCACCCTCGGCCTGCTGGGCCTTGGCCTTGCCGGACTGGGCTTCGCCGCCCGCCGCCGCAAGTAG
- the prsR gene encoding PEP-CTERM-box response regulator transcription factor encodes MSAEKLLIVEDDPGLQKQLKWCFENYEVITAEDRESALAQVRRHEPMVVLQDLGLPPDPDGIDEGMATLSEILSAAPGTKVIVVTGNGDETSAVKAVGLGAYDFYQKPVDTDVLNLIVSRAFHVAHLERQNRELNRAQQSPMDGLITGSQRMLKVTRLIGKVAPTNATVLLLGETGTGKEVLAQALHRLSDRANGKFVAINCAAIPENLLESELFGYERGAFTGAHKQTVGKVELADGGTLFLDEIGDMPMPLQSKMLRFLQERVMERVGGRKEIAVDARVICATHQNLTDLIRDNGFREDLYYRVSEVAVEIPPLRDRDGDAVLLARFFLAKAAERHGSQVRGFTDKALAAIAAHTWPGNVRQMENVINRAVIIADEKLLDVDDIGLDVEDTGLPTLNLRQVRDEAERRAVDAAMSHADGNISKAAELLGVSRPTLYDLMKKHGLSGS; translated from the coding sequence GTGAGCGCCGAGAAGCTTCTCATTGTGGAAGACGACCCAGGGCTGCAAAAGCAGCTCAAATGGTGTTTTGAAAACTACGAAGTGATCACCGCGGAAGACCGTGAAAGCGCCCTGGCCCAGGTGCGCCGCCACGAGCCCATGGTGGTGCTACAGGACCTCGGCCTGCCGCCCGACCCGGATGGCATCGACGAGGGCATGGCGACCCTGAGCGAGATCCTCTCCGCCGCACCCGGCACCAAGGTGATCGTGGTCACGGGTAATGGCGACGAGACCAGCGCCGTGAAGGCCGTGGGGCTCGGCGCCTACGACTTCTACCAGAAGCCGGTGGATACCGACGTTCTCAACCTCATCGTGTCCCGCGCGTTTCATGTGGCGCACCTGGAGCGGCAGAACCGGGAGTTGAATCGCGCCCAGCAATCGCCCATGGACGGCCTGATCACCGGCAGCCAGCGCATGCTGAAAGTCACCCGGCTGATCGGCAAGGTGGCGCCCACCAACGCCACCGTGCTGTTGCTGGGGGAAACCGGTACCGGTAAGGAGGTACTTGCGCAGGCGTTGCATCGGTTAAGTGACCGCGCCAATGGCAAGTTCGTCGCCATCAACTGCGCCGCCATTCCCGAAAACCTGCTTGAGAGCGAACTCTTCGGTTACGAGCGGGGTGCGTTTACCGGGGCCCACAAGCAGACGGTGGGCAAGGTGGAGCTGGCCGACGGCGGCACGCTGTTTCTCGATGAGATCGGCGATATGCCCATGCCCTTGCAGAGCAAAATGCTGCGCTTTCTGCAGGAGCGGGTGATGGAGCGCGTGGGTGGGCGCAAGGAAATTGCCGTTGATGCCCGGGTGATCTGCGCCACCCACCAGAACCTCACCGACTTGATCCGGGACAACGGCTTTCGTGAAGACCTTTATTACCGTGTGAGCGAAGTCGCCGTTGAGATCCCGCCGCTGCGCGATCGCGATGGCGATGCGGTGTTGCTGGCGCGGTTCTTTCTCGCCAAGGCGGCGGAGCGCCACGGCAGCCAGGTGCGGGGCTTTACCGACAAGGCGCTGGCCGCGATTGCCGCGCACACTTGGCCGGGCAATGTTCGACAGATGGAAAACGTGATCAACCGCGCCGTGATCATTGCCGACGAAAAGCTGCTGGATGTCGACGATATCGGGCTGGATGTGGAAGACACCGGGTTGCCCACGTTGAACCTGCGCCAGGTGCGGGACGAGGCCGAGCGGCGCGCCGTGGATGCGGCCATGAGCCATGCCGACGGCAACATCTCGAAGGCGGCGGAACTCCTGGGGGTTTCACGCCCGACTTTGTATGACCTGATGAAAAAGCACGGGCTATCCGGTTCGTGA